Proteins from a genomic interval of Quercus robur chromosome 9, dhQueRobu3.1, whole genome shotgun sequence:
- the LOC126698392 gene encoding uncharacterized protein LOC126698392 — translation MDDAKRRALIRSKAAKKTADDTPPATGPSNPSAKRKTQPKADRQAKKAKVSLDPVVGLMAEPPKTVTPTKHGVGKGLMKGPSKVDEKPPVLLREDSKHALEQISSIISAEDYEDLGNHSTEAMGETGLFAITQAMVMMKGLMGRCLSQETALDRVRAKAEKTEEELLQLRNWRPKIEKKLELSEKARKSLEQTTEEAKKALESKDKEIAELKNEVRQAKDAAVREYRDSDALITELGDSFHQGFMDALRQVRQAYPDVDPSKFKVEDPVQSSVVPVASEDTDDLFDVDDAVVDGAPAPAKDDQAEADTETVPQPVDNADKAQ, via the exons ATGGACGATGCCAAGAGAAGAGCCTTGATTCGGTCAAAGGCTGCAAAGAAGACTGCTGACGACACTCCTCCTGCGACGGGCCCAAGCAATCCGTCTGCTAAGCGGAAGACTCAGCCCAAAGCGGACCGTCAGGCCAAGAAGGCCAAAGTGTCTCTAGATCCCGTCGTGGGACTCATGGCGGAGCCTCCGAAGACGGTCACTCCAACCAAGCACGGGGTTGGCAAGGGTTTGATGAAAGGCCCGTCGAAGGTTGACGAGAAGCCGCCCGTCCTTCTTCGAGAGGATTCTAAGCATGCCTTAGAACAGATTTCCTCCATCATCTCGGCGGAGGATTATGAAGACTTAGGCAACcactcgacggaggccatgggggagacgggcctgTTTGCCATCACACAG GcaatggtcatgatgaaggggctgatgggacggtGCCTCAGCCAAGAGACGGCTTTGGATCGTGTACGGGCCAAGGCGGAGAAGAcggaggaggaactcctccaaCTGCGAAACTGGAGacctaaaatagagaaaaagcttGAGCTGTCGGAGAAGGCAAGGAAGAGCCTTGAACAGACGACGGAGGAGGCAAAGAAGGCTCTAGAGAGCAAGGACAAAGAGATAGCCGAGCTGAAGAACGAAGTCCGTCAGGCTAAGGACGCGGCGGTCCGTGAATACCGTGACTCCGACGCCCTAATCACTGAGCTGGGCGATTCTTTCCATCAGGGCTTCATGGATGCCCTCCGTCAAGTCAGGCAAGCTTATCCAGACGTGGACCCTTCCAAGTTCAAAGTTGAAGACCCGGTCCAGTCATCCGTCGTGCCTGTTGCCTCTGAGGATACAGACGACCTCTTTGATGTCGACGACGCCGTTGTTGACGGGGCGCCTGCACCAGCAAAAGATGACCAAGCTGAGGCTGACACGGAGACAGTTCCACAGCCCGTCGATAATGCGGACAAGGCTCAGTag